The sequence ACGTTCGCGGTGACGAAAAACAGGAGGCTCCCGATGACGCCCCCGACGGCGACGTCGTAGTAGCCCAGTCGGAGCGGTTCGACTATCAGGAGCAGGTCGTCGAGGGTGAGCAACACCGTCACCAGCGTGACGCCGATGAACGTGCCGGTGAGGTTCCACGTCGCCTGAATCCCCTCGACGCCTGTCGATGCGCCCTCGGCGCCGACGACGATGCCGCCGATACCGACCAACAGCATCGCCGGCCAGAACCACTTGAACTCGGTCAGCGTCTGGATTGGGCCGGGCACGTACGACGGCACGCTCGCTTCGCCCTGCCCGTCCGTCGTCGTGGCGATGTCTTTCACCTCGTCGGCCTCCATGAACGTCCGGTCCATCTGCCCCTCGCGACGGAGGATGTACGCGAAGATGAGGACGTAGGCGGCGATGAACAGAATCGACAGCGTCGGCGTCAGCGACCCCGACAGCAAGGGTGGAATCAGGAGTAAGGGCGACCCGACCATCAACACCAGATAGTCTCTGGGTACGTCGACGGTGAACGGAATCGCGATGGCGCCGAGTGCGAGTGTCATCCCGAAAATCGAGACGGAGTTCCCGATGGCGAGG is a genomic window of Haloplanus vescus containing:
- a CDS encoding sodium:calcium antiporter — translated: MRFANRRLGVVLIVVLLLSAVGTGVVAAQAEEEGGESGELLEVSGWAAVATLLLGSLILLASIELLIHALIRTALRFGVSAFVLAVIFSGWEFDNVAFGLFTGFAEMQNVAFGLAIGNSVSIFGMTLALGAIAIPFTVDVPRDYLVLMVGSPLLLIPPLLSGSLTPTLSILFIAAYVLIFAYILRREGQMDRTFMEADEVKDIATTTDGQGEASVPSYVPGPIQTLTEFKWFWPAMLLVGIGGIVVGAEGASTGVEGIQATWNLTGTFIGVTLVTVLLTLDDLLLIVEPLRLGYYDVAVGGVIGSLLFFVTANVGIIGLVGTINFRWETVFFHLPTLFVFAGIAGYLFHRGEVTRRHGALLLGMYVLYLAINIRYFATLPVEG